One part of the Dermacentor silvarum isolate Dsil-2018 chromosome 6, BIME_Dsil_1.4, whole genome shotgun sequence genome encodes these proteins:
- the LOC119456640 gene encoding uncharacterized protein LOC119456640, with the protein MDELLDQVSEPIIEYHSTDTEQDQESDYRVDYLKFTIFLLLACFLKAFQRPLRVPYLGWLFLLATLALCLMSLTGPLRRSSGLVIKIGIQAIRAFLPAFVVHTTQGINNYIFRRCHVEIMVFSIGTFSLTIVMASVYAFHRVSDITWSVRECVFFGLFMCSVERVPLSNVIFDEGRYPVVATMMQSEALFNAGMAWSVFGFLRGNAYQYYDVLLFPVQNQLVAAIVGCILGAATMRMLKMISYGTDSVIVVVMCGTYFTFFVLESVSSSGVTGVIVYTMVVTSDRLISCSELESSLQSYWAVLLDWTATMTTFICATFTAYMLVYYFRTYDWPDILLSYVAKMSMRCLAVLMLYPVIGHFGYRITAKQAIVLAGMGLKGTYIVSLATLYHITYQDIHTETLTKSFMYVTSDMVLTQFINASLVPFLLKVLGILDVSEVEWHTMKDAVAYLQEAVDVAAHVSRNNPYFLVADKKWVLRNTRIRNPLDIMHRYKSTDKAHWRSSRRRYHAEILAVENVLRIESVSYSRQHRQGVVQKQTMMALLAALQYPYDKKMYLDIDIISSLVDIPQWILWVKDRLGEPLHEETELDDDSVSQSEKLIKPLNERLMDLFEHDCYEVIITNTTLAFVLLLVGLLRAAIYSHVRFFTIAMMVEFIYQVAFFVEVVTMLLLIQCAELIHRTLDAVIYSAYEAGHAIVIGEEEVQRNVWKFVESADIAMEIRGRATLNRLLVLQKLAEMQSRFPGIMVSFRSRQASTTILNDLSKQISEMQRDGVLDSEDYASLRLGP; encoded by the exons GGATGAACTCCTGGATCAAGTTTCGGAGCCTATCATCGAGTATCACTCGACAGATACTGAACAAGA TCAGGAATCCGACTACAGAGTGGACTACCTGAAGTTCACCATATTTCTCCTGTTAGCAT GCTTCTTGAAGGCGTTCCAGCGGCCTCTGCGAGTGCCCTACCTGGGCTGGCTGTTCCTGCTGGCAACGCTTGCGCTGTGCCTGATGTCGCTGACGGGCCCGCTGCGACGAAGCAGCGGCCTGGTCATTAAAATTGGCATCCAGGCCATCCGCGCTTTCCTGCCGGCCTTCGTGGTGCACACGACGCAGGGCATCAACAACTACATCTTCCGTCGGTGCCACGTCGAGATCATGGTCTTCTCCATCGGAACATTCA GTTTGACCATCGTGATGGCTTCAGTATACGCGTTTCACAGGGTATCCGACATAACCTGGAGCGTGAGAGAGTGCGTTTTCTTCGGCCTCTTCATGTGCTCCGTCGAGAGAGTGCCCTTGAGTAACGTCATCTTTGATGAAG gtcGCTATCCTGTAGTCGCCACAATGATGCAGTCAGAGGCCCTATTCAACGCAGGCATGGCATGGTCCGTCTTTGGTTTTCTTAGAGGAAACGCATATC AGTACTACGACGTCCTGCTGTTCCCGGTTCAAAACCAGCTGGTGGCGGCGATCGTGGGCTGCATCCTGGGCGCCGCCACGATGCGTATGCTGAAAATGATCTCATACGGCACCGACTCGGTCATCGTGGTGGTTATGTGCGGCACCTACTTCACCTTTTTCGTGCTCGAGTCGGTCAGTAGCTCGGGCGTGACCGGCGTCATCGTCTACACCATGGTGGTCACTTCGGACCGACTCATCTCCTGCTCCGAGCTCGAAAGCTCGCTCCAGTC GTACTGGGCGGTGTTATTGGACTGGACTGCGACAATGACCACTTTCATCTGTGCGACGTTCACAGCCTACATGCTTGTCTACTACTTCCGCACCTACGACTGGCCGGACATATTACTCAGCTACGTCGCCAAGATGAGCATGCG GTGCCTCGCGGTGTTGATGCTATACCCGGTCATCGGTCACTTCGGCTACCGCATCACTGCCAAGCAAGCAATCGTGCTGGCCGGCATGGGCCTCAAGGGCACCTACATCGTCTCTCTTGCCACTCTCTACCACATCACGTACCAGGACATCCACACCGAGACCCTAACTAAG TCTTTTATGTACGTCACCTCGGACATGGTGCTCACGCAGTTCATAAACGCCTCCCTCGTTCCGTTCCTGCTCAAGGTGCTCG GCATCCTCGACGTGTCCGAGGTGGAGTGGCATACGATGAAGGACGCCGTAGCGTACCTGCAGGAAGCGGTGGACGTGGCGGCCCACGTGAGCCGCAATAACCCGTACTTCCTGGTCGCGGACAAGAAGTGGGTCTTGCGCAACACTCGCATCCGGAATCCGCTCGACATCATGCATAGATACAAG AGCACCGACAAGGCCCACTGGCGCAGCTCCCGCAGGAGATACCACGCCGAGATCCTCGCGGTCGAGAACGTCCTCCGCATAGAATCG GTGAGCTACAGTCGGCAGCACAGACAAGGAGTAGTCCAAAAGCAGACCATGATGGCCCTTCTAGCGGCACTCCAGTATCCATACGACAAGAAAAT GTACCTGGACATCGACATCATCAGCTCACTTGTCGATATTCCGCAATGGATTCTCTGGGTG AAGGACCGGCTGGGCGAGCCACTCCACGAGGAAACCGAGCTGGACGACGACTCAGTGTCTCAGTCGGAGAAATTGATCAAGCCGCTCAATGAACGCCTCATGGACCTGTTCGAGCACGACTGCTACGAGGTCATCATCACCAACACGACTCTGGCATTCGTGCTGCTCCTGGTGGGACTTCTGCGCGCCGCCATCTACAGCCACGTGCGATTCTTCACAATCGCCATGATGGTGGAGTTCATCTACCAGGTGGCCTTCTTCGTCGAGGTCGTCACCATG CTCCTTCTGATACAATGTGCGGAGCTGATCCACAGGACCCTGGATGCTGTCATCTACTCGGCGTACGAAGCGGGTCATGCCATAGTCATCGGCGAAGAGGAGGTCCAGAGGAACGTCTGGAAGTTCGTGGAGTCGGCAGACATTGCCATGGAGATACGTGGCCGCGCCACGCTCAACCGACTGCTTGTCCTCCAGAAACTCGCGGAGATGCAG